In the Telopea speciosissima isolate NSW1024214 ecotype Mountain lineage chromosome 2, Tspe_v1, whole genome shotgun sequence genome, one interval contains:
- the LOC122652119 gene encoding E3 ubiquitin-protein ligase KEG-like yields MAGQIGATQSADSFEFELFEGDPDHLRTVVATLNQISPWIDPAALKLKHRIGRGPFGDVWLATHHHSNNGYERFHEVAVKMLHPINEDHMQAFFDKFEHLFSRCQGLQGVCWLHGISVISGKICIVMKFYEGTVGDKMARLKGSKLPLPDVLRYGIDLAQGILELHSKGILILNLKPFNFLLNENNQAILGDFGIPYLLLGIPLPSSDMALRHGTPNYMAPEQWQPEVRGPLSIETDSWGFGCSIVEMLTGAQPWCGRSVEEIYNLVVSKQEKPQIPNGLPPAVVNVINGCFEYDFRNRPLMADILHAFKSSQNAVYGDDGWTGLGNWTLQEKSSGSGYTEWFLLKDHLQVGDTVRSRKPENVFIPEGMVVGLEDTDRNEFVLVRVHSIHNPLRVHTSTLERVTSGLAAGDWVRVKEDDKKHSAVGILHSIQRDGTVGVGFIGLETLWKGSASDLQKAEPYRVGQFVRLKANVFSPRFEWPRKRGGAWATGRILQVLPNGCLVVGFPGRFVFGDACNSFLADPAEVEMVSFTTCPGVAKKYQHLEDFHWTVRPLVISLGLFTAMKLGFFVGKNVRRSREKKGRVSSIQGGEGQHQDGQSGGNPAWLPPPVANMLFREGAPTTTVR; encoded by the exons ATGGCTGGACAAATTGGTGCCACTCAATCTGCAGATTCTTTTGAGTTTGAGCTTTTTGAAGGTGATCCTGATCACCTCAGAACTGTTGTAGCAACATTGAATCAGATTAGCCCATGGATTGATCCTGCTGCTTTAAAACTTAAACACAGGATTGGGCGGGGGCCATTTGGTGATGTTTGGTTGGCTACTCACCATCATTCAAATAATGGTTATGAAAGATTTCATGAAGTGGCTGTCAAGATGTTACATCCGATCAATGAGGATCACATGCAGGCCTTCTTTGATAAGTTTGAACACTTATTCTCCAGGTGCCAAGGATTACAGGGTGTCTGTTGGCTGCATGGTATCTCAGTGATAAGTGGAAAA ATATGCATTGTTATGAAGTTCTACGAGGGAACAGTGGGAGATAAAATGGCTCGTCTTAAAGGAAGCAAGCTGCCATTGCCTGATGTTTTGAG GTACGGGATTGACTTGGCTCAGGGAATTCTAGAACTGCATTCTAAAGGGATACTGATTTTAAATCTTAAGCCTTTTAACTTCCTTCTTAACGAGAACAACCAAGCAATCCTGGGTGATTTTGGGATTCCATATCTACTGCTTGGGATTCCATTGCCCAGTTCAGATATGGCTCTGAGACATGGAACCCCCAACTACATGGCTCCAGAACAGTGGCAACCAGAAGTAAGAGGTCCATTATCCATTGAGACTGATTCATGGGGATTCGGGTGCAGTATTGTGGAGATGTTGACTGGAGCTCAACCCTGGTGTGGGAGATCGGTTGAGGAAATTTACAACTTAGTTGTGAGCAAGCAAGAGAAGCCGCAGATTCCAAATGGCTTGCCTCCTGCAGTTGTGAATGTAATCAATGGTTGTTTTGAGTATGACTTCCGGAATCGTCCTTTAATGGCAGACATCTTACATGCATTTAAAAG CTCTCAGAATGCAGTTTATGGTGATGATGGTTGGACAGGCCTGGGGAACTGGACACTGCAAGAGAAATCGAGTGGCAGTGGTTACACTGAGTGGTTCCTCTTGAAGGATCATCTCCAAGTGGGTGACACAGTGCGTTCCAGAAAACCTGAAAACGTGTTTATCCCGGAGGGAATGGTAGTTGGTTTGGAGGATACTGACAGAAATGAGTTTGTTCTGGTGAGGGTCCACAGTATTCATAATCCTTTAAGAGTTCATACATCAACACTGGAGCGGGTTACATCTGGCTTGGCAGCAGGGGACTGGGTTAGGGTGAAGGAAGATGACAAGAAACACTCGGCTGTTGGTATTCTCCATTCAATCCAGCGTGATGGCACTGTAGGTGTTGGTTTTATAGGACTAGAGACTCTATGGAAGGGGAGTGCTTCAGACCTCCAGAAAGCAGAACCCTATCGTGTGGGCCAATTTGTGAGGCTGAAAGCAAATGTGTTTAGCCCTCGTTTTGAATGGCCCCGTAAAAGGGGAGGTGCATGGGCTACAGGAAGGATCTTGCAGGTCCTACCAAATGGGTGCCTTGTAGTTGGGTTCCCTGGAAGATTTGTGTTTGGAGATGCATGCAACAGCTTCTTGGCAGACCCAGCTGAAGTTGAAATGGTGTCTTTCACTACATGTCCTGGGGTAGCAAAGAAATACCAACACCTTGAAGATTTTCACTGGACTGTTCGGCCACTTGTAATTTCATTAGGTCTGTTTACTGCCATGAAACTAGGCTTCTTTGTAGGCAAAAATGTGAGGAGatcaagggagaagaaaggacGGGTTAGTTCAATTCAAGGTGGGGAAGGTCAACATCAGGATGGCCAGAGTGGTGGCAACCCAGCATGGCTTCCTCCTCCAGTGGCAAACATGCTTTTCAGGGAAGGGGCTCCGACAACTACTGTCAGGTAG
- the LOC122652122 gene encoding uncharacterized protein LOC122652122: MSSIVRIGSPRFSVDGFRGDSPTFINSCTDIGCRRSFSYHKLPQVLFKLSILKLDGSSFDVQVAKTASVAELKQAVEDFFHLSPKEGQGKISWSHVWGHFCLSFEDQKLVNDKAYIRSFGINDGDQLCFIRHLSINYSPIKKSKSCNAYYEEETTSSSGLDSLEEEEQRHADDEDQAGCSGDQESMDKYFRIEDGKNGDIVCHTEFKLAHFLRGWLSYSGLWSRGKSRSHSKARSSRFAGHFLRVGTKTSLL; encoded by the exons ATGTCAAGCATTGTGCGAATTGGCAGTCCTAGGTTTTCTGTTGATGGTTTTCGAGGAGATTCCCCGACTTTCATTAACTCATGTACCGATATTGGTTGTCGCCGGAGCTTCTCCTACCACAAACTTCCTCAAGTTCTCTTCAAGCTCTCTATTCTGAAATTGGATGGTTCTTCTTTTG ATGTTCAAGTTGCGAAGACGGCTTCAGTCGCTGAACTCAAGCAGGCGGTAGAGGATTTCTTTCATTTGTCTCCAAAGGAAGGTCAAGGCAAAATCTCCTG GTCACACGTATGGGGTCATTTCTGCTTAAGCTTTGAAGATCAGAAACTAGTTAACGACAAGGCTTATATCAGAAGTTTTGGGATCAATGATGGTGACCAG CTTTGTTTTATTCGGCATCTCTCAATCAACTACAGCCCAATCAAGAAATCTAAAAGTTGTAATGCCTATTATGAAGAAGAAACGAC TTCCTCATCAGGATTGGATTCTCTTGAAGAGGAGGAACAGAGGCATGCAGATGATGAGGATCAAGCTGGTTGTAGTGGTGATCAAGAAAGTATGGATAAGTACTTCCGAATTGAAGATGGCAAGAACGGAGATATCGTTTGCCACACAGAATTCAAATTAGCTCACTTCCTCAGAGGTTGGCTCTCATACTCAGGGTTGTGGTCAAGGGGGAAATCAAGATCACACAGCAAAGCTCGCTCCTCAAGGTTTGCAGGACATTTCTTAAGAGTTGGGACGAAGACGTCTCTGCTTTGA